One genomic segment of Hymenobacter psoromatis includes these proteins:
- a CDS encoding alpha/beta hydrolase family protein, which translates to MKTATLLRTAAAGLLTSAAAAQTPAAPAGLWQGSLKVGPSSELALFFDLKGQAPTLTGTVSVPQQTTEKLPLSSAAVRHDSLLLGVEVVHSRFAGKFSSDGQQIAGTWFQGGAQLPLTLRRGTVAAEVAAVPRRPQEPHAPYPYRSQELTFPNKKAGFDLAGTLTLPAGKGPFPAVVLVTGSGPEDRDETVFGHQPFLVLADYLTRRGCAVLRYDDRGVGQSKGTFKGATTADFTTDALAALAYLRTRPDIRPRQVALMGHSEGGLVAWEAAAQPGGPDLVVSLAGPGVPGDAILLRQQADMARAEGADSASIGGNFRLHRALFAELRSLPADLPADQLMAKLTPLIKRQLPGLSAEQTQQQVTQAARAFTDPWMRSFLRTDPATYLAKVKCPVLALNGANDLQVAADQNLPAIARGLRAAGNHDVTTRTLPQLNHLFQTDPAAKSQYASIEETFAPSALQVIGDWLSAHTK; encoded by the coding sequence ATGAAAACTGCTACCCTCTTGCGCACCGCCGCTGCCGGCCTGCTGACCTCGGCCGCCGCCGCCCAAACTCCTGCCGCGCCGGCCGGCCTTTGGCAGGGCAGCCTGAAAGTTGGCCCTAGCTCCGAGTTAGCTTTATTTTTTGACCTGAAAGGCCAGGCCCCTACCCTGACCGGCACCGTGAGCGTGCCCCAGCAAACCACCGAAAAGCTGCCGCTGAGCAGCGCAGCCGTGCGCCACGACAGCCTGCTGCTAGGGGTCGAAGTAGTGCATAGTCGCTTCGCCGGCAAGTTTTCCAGCGATGGGCAGCAGATAGCCGGTACCTGGTTTCAGGGCGGCGCGCAGCTGCCCCTGACCCTGCGGCGGGGCACCGTTGCGGCCGAGGTGGCGGCCGTGCCGCGCCGCCCGCAGGAGCCGCACGCGCCCTACCCCTACCGCAGCCAGGAGCTGACTTTTCCGAATAAAAAGGCCGGCTTCGACTTGGCCGGTACTCTCACGCTGCCGGCTGGCAAGGGGCCGTTTCCGGCCGTGGTGCTGGTGACGGGCTCGGGGCCGGAAGACCGCGACGAAACCGTATTTGGCCACCAGCCTTTCCTGGTGCTGGCCGACTACCTTACGCGCCGGGGCTGCGCGGTGCTGCGCTACGACGACCGGGGGGTAGGCCAGTCAAAAGGCACATTTAAGGGTGCGACCACGGCTGACTTTACCACCGATGCCCTGGCCGCGCTGGCCTACCTGCGCACCCGCCCCGACATCCGGCCCCGCCAGGTGGCGCTGATGGGCCACAGCGAGGGCGGCCTCGTGGCCTGGGAGGCGGCGGCCCAGCCCGGCGGCCCCGACCTGGTAGTGTCGCTGGCCGGCCCCGGCGTGCCCGGCGATGCCATCCTGCTGCGCCAGCAAGCCGATATGGCCCGCGCCGAGGGGGCCGACTCGGCCAGCATCGGCGGCAACTTCCGGCTGCACCGGGCGCTTTTTGCCGAGCTGCGCAGCCTGCCAGCCGACTTGCCCGCCGACCAGCTCATGGCCAAGCTTACCCCCCTCATAAAGCGCCAACTGCCCGGCCTTAGCGCCGAGCAAACGCAGCAGCAAGTGACCCAGGCCGCCCGCGCGTTTACCGACCCGTGGATGCGCTCCTTCCTGCGCACCGACCCCGCTACCTATCTGGCAAAAGTGAAATGCCCCGTGCTGGCCCTTAACGGGGCCAACGACCTGCAAGTGGCCGCCGACCAGAACCTGCCCGCCATCGCCCGCGGCCTGCGCGCCGCCGGTAACCATGACGTTACTACGCGCACTCTACCCCAGCTCAACCACCTCTTCCAAACCGACCCCGCGGCCAAAAGCCAGTACGCCAGTATCGAGGAGACATTTGCGCCCAGCGCGCTGCAAGTTATTGGCGACTGGCTGAGCGCCCACACGAAGTAG